From a region of the Pongo pygmaeus isolate AG05252 chromosome 5, NHGRI_mPonPyg2-v2.0_pri, whole genome shotgun sequence genome:
- the TAGAP gene encoding T-cell activation Rho GTPase-activating protein, giving the protein MKLRSSHNASKTLNANNMETLIECQSEGDIKEHPLLVTCESEDSICQLIEVKKRKKVLSWPFLMRRLSPASDFSGALETDLKASLFDQPLSIICGDSDTLPRPIQDILTILCLKGPSTEGIFRRAANEKARKELKEELNSGDVVDLERLPVHLLAVVFKDFLRSIPRKLLSSDLFEEWMGALEMQDEEDRIEALKQVADKLPRPNLLLLKHLVYVLHLISKNSEVNRMDSSNLAICIGPNMLTLENDQSLSFEAQKDLNNKVKTLVEFLIDNCFEIFGENIPVHSSITSDDSLEHTDGSDVSTLQNDSAYDSNDPDVESNSSSGISSPSRQPQVPTATAAGLDSEGPQDAQEVSPEPIVSTVARLKSSLAQPDRRYSEPSMPSSQECLESRVTNQTLTKSEGDFPVPRVGSHLESEEAEDPFPEEVFPAVQGKTERPVDLKIKNLAPGSVLPRALVLKAFSSSSLDASSDSSPVASPSSPKRNFFSRHQSFTTKTEKGKPSREIKKHSMSFSFAPHKKVLTKNLSAGSGKSQDFTRDHVPRGVRKESQLAGRIVQENGSETHNQTARGFCLRPHALSVDDVFQGADWERPGSPPSYEEAMQGPAARLAAYGSQTVGSMTVGSMRARMLQADCLLPPLPPAHHVEDSRHRGSKEPLPGHGLSPLPERWKQSRTVHTSGDSLGHVSGPGRPELPLLRTVSESVQRSKRDCLVRRCSQPVFEADQFQYAKESYI; this is encoded by the exons ATGAAGCTGAGAAGCAGCCACAATGCT tcaAAAACACTAAATGCCAATAATATGGAGACACTAATCGAATGTCAATCAGAG ggTGATATCAAGGAACATCCCCTGTTGGTAACATGTGAGAGTGAAGACAGTATTTGCCAGCTCATTG AagttaagaagagaaagaaggtgcTGTCCTGGCCCTTTCTCATGAGAAGGCTCTCCCCTGCATCAGATTTTTCTGGGGCTTTGGAGACAGACTTGAAAGCATCGCTATTTGATCAGCCCTTGTCAATTATCTGTGGTGACAGTGACACACTCCCCAGACCCATCCAG GACATTCTCACTATTCTATGCCTTAAAGGCCCTTCAACAGAAGGGATATTCAGGAGAGCAGCCAACGAGAAAGCCCGCAAGGAGCTGAAGGAGGAGCTCAACTCTGGGGATGTGGTGGATCTGGAGAGGCTCCCCGTGCACCTCCTCGCTGTGGTCTTTAAG GACTTCCTCAGAAGTATCCCCCGGAAGCTACTTTCAAGCGACCTCTTTGAGGAGTGGATGGGTGCTCTGGAGATGCAGGACGAGGAGGACAGAATCGAGGCCCTGAAACA GGTTGCAGATAAGCTCCCCCGGCCCAACCTCCTGCTACTCAAGCACTTGGTCTATGTGCTGCACCTCATTAGCAAGAACTCTGAGGTGAACAGGATGGACTCCAGCAATCTGGCCATCTGCATTGGACCCAACATGCTCACCCTGGAGAATGACCAGAGTCTGTCATTTGAAGCCCAGAAGGACTTGAACAACAAG GTGAAGACATTGGTGGAATTCCTCATTGATAACTGCTTTGAAATATTTGGGGAgaacattccagtgcattccagtaTCACTTCTGATGACTCCCTGGAGCACACTGACGGTTCAG ATGTGTCGACCCTGCAGAATGACTCAGCCTACGACAGCAACGACCCTGATGTGGAATCCAACAGCAGCAGTGGCATCAGCTCTCCCAGCAGGCAGCCCCAGGTGCCCACGGCCACAGCTGCTGGCTTGGATAGCGAGGGCCCACAGGATGCCCAAGAGGTCAGCCCAGAGCCCATTGTGAGCACCGTGGCCAGGCTGAAAAGCTCCCTCGCACAGCCAGATAGGAGGTACTCAGAGCCCAGCATGCCGTCCTCCCAGGAGTGCCTCGAGAGCCGGGTGACAAACCAAACACTAACAAAGAGTGAAGGGGACTTCCCCGTGCCCCGGGTAGGCTCTCATTTGGAAAGTGAGGAGGCTGAAGACCCATTTCCAGAGGAGGTCTTCCCTGCAGTGCAAGGCAAAACCGAGAGGCCGGTGGACCTGAAGATCAAGAACCTGGCCCCGGGTTCGGTGCTCCCGCGGGCACTGGTTCTCAAAGCGTTCTCCAGCAGCTCGCTGGACGCGTCCTCTGACAGCTCGCCCGTGGCTTCTCCTTCCAGTCCCAAAAGAAATTTCTTCAGCAGACATCAGTCTTTCACCACAAAGACGGAAAAAGGCAAGCCCAGCCGAGAAATTAAAAAGCACTCCATGTCTTTCTCCTTTGCCCCTCACAAAAAAGTGCTGACCAAAAACCTCAGCGCAGGCTCTGGGAAATCGCAAGACTTTACCAGGGACCACGTCCCGAGGGGTGTTAGAAAGGAAAGCCAGCTTGCCGGCCGAATCGTGCAGGAAAATGGGTCTGAAACCCACAACCAAACAGCCCGCGGCTTCTGCCTGAGACCCCACGCCCTCTCGGTGGATGATGTGTTCCAAGGAGCTGACTGGGAGAGGCCTGGAAGCCCACCCTCTTATGAAGAGGCCATGCAGGGCCCGGCAGCCAGACTAGCGGCCTACGGGAGCCAGACCGTGGGGAGCATGACCGTGGGGAGCATGAGGGCGAGGATGCTGCAGGCGGACTGCCTCCTACCCCCACTTCCACCTGCTCACCACGTAGAGGACTCAAGACACAGGGGCAGCAAAGAGCCACTCCCTGGCCACGGACTCTCTCCCCTGCCTGAGCGATGGAAACAGAGCAGAACTGTCCACACTTCTGGGGACTCTCTGGGGCACGTGTCTGGCCCAGGGAGACCTGAGCTCCCCCTGCTGAGGACCGTCTCCGAGTCCGTGCAGAGGAGTAAGCGGGACTGTCTCGTGCGACGATGTAGCCAGCCGGTCTTTGAGGCTGACCAATTCCAATATGCCAAAGAATCGTATATTTAG